In Halobaculum magnesiiphilum, the following proteins share a genomic window:
- a CDS encoding beta-CASP ribonuclease aCPSF1 produces the protein MSQVEKQLADTKAQIESEIPDDISVTDVKYEGPELVIYTRHPKEFAQNGDLVRRLASKLRKRITVRPHPDVLSEPREAKEKIEDIIPDDAGVADLDFHEDTGEVVIEAEKPGMVIGRRGSTLREITQEVGWTPEVVRTPPIESSTVSNVRNFLKQEREERRDILERVGRTIHREEMADEQWVRITTLGCCREVGRASFILNTAETRILVDCGDKPGAEGEVPYLQVPEALGAGAQNVDAVVLTHAHLDHSALIPLLFKYGYDGPIYCTEPTRDLMGLLTLDYLDVASKEGRTPPYESAQVREAIKHTIPLEYGDVTDIAPDVKLTFHNAGHILGSAVSHFHIGDGLYNVAFSGDIHYDDTRLFNGAVNDFPRVETLVMESTYGGRNDYQTDQEDSERKLIEVINETYDNDGKVLIPAFAVGRSQEIMMVLEEAMRTDKIPEMPVHLDGMIWEATAIHTTYPEYLRDDLRDRIFHEDENPFLADQFNHIDGGEDERQEVADGGPCIILSTSGMMTGGPIMSWLRHLGSEENSTLTFVGYQAQGTLGRRIQNGWDEIPVQDPRDRSRESTISLRMGIEVVDGFSGHADRQGLENFVKTMNPRPEKVLCVHGDERSVQDFSSALYHDYNMRTFAPKNLETFRFK, from the coding sequence ATGAGTCAAGTCGAGAAGCAGTTAGCCGACACGAAAGCACAGATCGAATCGGAGATCCCCGACGACATCTCCGTCACCGACGTGAAATACGAGGGCCCGGAGCTGGTCATCTACACGCGCCACCCGAAGGAGTTCGCCCAAAACGGCGACCTCGTTCGACGGCTCGCCTCCAAGCTCCGAAAGCGGATCACCGTCCGCCCGCACCCGGACGTGCTCTCCGAGCCGCGCGAGGCCAAAGAGAAGATCGAGGACATCATCCCCGATGACGCCGGCGTCGCCGACCTCGACTTCCACGAGGACACCGGCGAGGTCGTCATCGAGGCCGAAAAGCCCGGCATGGTCATCGGCCGCCGCGGCTCCACCCTCCGGGAGATCACCCAGGAGGTCGGGTGGACGCCCGAGGTCGTCCGCACGCCGCCCATCGAGTCCTCCACGGTCTCGAACGTCCGCAACTTCCTGAAGCAGGAGCGCGAGGAGCGCCGCGACATCCTCGAACGCGTCGGGCGCACGATCCACCGCGAGGAGATGGCCGACGAGCAGTGGGTCCGCATCACCACCCTCGGCTGCTGCCGGGAGGTCGGCCGCGCCTCGTTCATCCTCAACACCGCCGAGACCAGGATCCTGGTAGACTGCGGCGACAAGCCCGGCGCCGAGGGCGAGGTGCCGTACCTCCAGGTTCCGGAGGCGCTCGGCGCGGGCGCGCAGAACGTCGACGCGGTCGTGCTCACCCACGCCCACCTCGACCACTCGGCGCTCATCCCGCTGCTGTTCAAGTACGGCTACGACGGCCCGATCTACTGCACGGAGCCGACGCGCGACCTGATGGGCCTGCTCACGCTCGACTACCTCGACGTGGCGAGCAAGGAGGGCCGCACCCCGCCGTACGAGTCGGCGCAGGTGCGCGAGGCGATCAAACACACCATCCCGCTGGAGTACGGCGACGTGACCGACATCGCGCCGGACGTGAAGCTCACGTTCCACAACGCGGGCCACATCCTCGGGTCGGCCGTCTCGCACTTCCACATCGGCGACGGCCTCTACAACGTCGCCTTCTCCGGCGACATCCACTACGACGACACCCGGCTGTTCAACGGCGCGGTCAACGACTTCCCGCGCGTGGAGACGCTCGTGATGGAGTCCACCTACGGCGGGCGCAACGACTACCAGACCGACCAGGAGGACTCCGAGCGCAAGCTGATCGAGGTGATCAACGAGACGTACGACAACGACGGGAAGGTGTTGATCCCGGCGTTCGCGGTCGGGCGCTCCCAGGAGATCATGATGGTGCTGGAGGAGGCGATGCGCACCGACAAGATCCCGGAGATGCCCGTCCACCTCGACGGGATGATCTGGGAGGCGACGGCGATCCACACCACCTACCCCGAGTACCTCCGCGACGACCTCCGCGACCGGATCTTCCACGAGGACGAGAACCCCTTCCTCGCCGATCAGTTCAACCACATCGACGGCGGGGAGGACGAGCGCCAGGAGGTCGCCGACGGCGGCCCCTGCATCATCCTCTCCACCTCGGGGATGATGACCGGCGGGCCGATCATGTCGTGGCTCCGCCACCTCGGCAGCGAGGAGAACTCCACGCTCACGTTCGTCGGCTATCAGGCCCAGGGGACGCTCGGCCGCCGCATCCAGAACGGCTGGGACGAGATCCCGGTGCAGGACCCCCGCGACCGCAGCCGCGAGTCGACCATCTCCCTGCGGATGGGTATCGAAGTCGTCGACGGCTTCTCCGGGCACGCGGACCGCCAAGGGCTCGAGAACTTCGTGAAGACGATGAACCCCCGCCCCGAGAAGGTGCTGTGTGTCCACGGCGACGAGCGCTCCGTGCAGGACTTCTCGTCGGCGCTGTATCACGACTACAACATGCGGACGTTCGCGCCGAAGAACCTGGAGACGTTCCGGTTCAAATGA
- a CDS encoding methylglyoxal synthase, whose amino-acid sequence MRLALIAHDEQKDTLVEFAREYVDTLAAHDLLATGTTGKRLNEETDLRVERKSSGPLGGDMQIGAEVANGDCHGIVFLRDPLTAQPHEPDISALLRICDVHDVPLATNPASAAYLVEGIEREPPEYHER is encoded by the coding sequence ATGCGCCTCGCGCTCATCGCCCACGACGAACAGAAGGACACCCTCGTCGAGTTCGCCCGCGAGTACGTCGACACCCTCGCCGCCCACGACCTGCTCGCGACGGGGACGACCGGCAAACGGCTCAACGAGGAAACCGACCTCAGAGTCGAACGCAAGTCGTCGGGTCCCCTCGGCGGCGACATGCAGATCGGCGCCGAGGTCGCTAACGGCGACTGCCACGGGATCGTCTTCCTCCGCGACCCGCTGACGGCGCAGCCCCACGAGCCCGACATCTCCGCGCTCCTCCGGATCTGTGACGTGCACGACGTGCCGCTCGCGACCAACCCCGCGAGCGCGGCGTACCTCGTCGAGGGGATCGAACGCGAGCCCCCGGAGTATCACGAGAGATAG
- a CDS encoding DUF7332 family protein gives MSHRFPVRVAFALLVSLAAVGGPAVAPAAAAPEDCFGDGRDLDVGTEGPTIDLSIYTSLFTNLGGKGALGMSAVGHTGEYEVISLRTGVVFAGVSDPEAFLADPFSRFAIAFDYTLSLPMLSAAPGDSTYEQSEAPVEGVPEAECSVE, from the coding sequence GTGAGCCATCGGTTTCCGGTCCGCGTCGCGTTCGCCCTCCTCGTGTCGCTGGCGGCCGTCGGGGGGCCCGCCGTCGCGCCCGCGGCGGCCGCGCCCGAGGACTGCTTCGGCGACGGCCGGGATCTGGACGTCGGGACCGAGGGGCCGACGATCGATCTGTCGATCTACACGTCGCTGTTCACGAACCTCGGCGGAAAGGGCGCGCTCGGGATGTCGGCCGTCGGCCACACAGGCGAGTACGAGGTGATCAGCCTCCGCACGGGCGTCGTCTTCGCCGGCGTCAGCGATCCCGAGGCGTTCCTCGCGGATCCGTTCTCGCGGTTCGCGATCGCCTTCGACTACACCCTCTCGTTGCCGATGCTGTCTGCGGCGCCCGGCGACTCGACCTACGAGCAGTCGGAGGCTCCCGTCGAGGGAGTCCCCGAAGCCGAGTGCTCGGTGGAGTAG
- a CDS encoding endonuclease III domain-containing protein: MPDDEPAENISGGDAGGGRPAAFDSADEPATRAEAVVDALGDLYWQKAYGGQDAFECLVRTILSQNTSDKASQPAHDALMARYGPGEAPSASETRAESDASRERGGPEWRGDLAASLANAAQDELAETISGAGLYNMKSERIVALAGHVVEEYGGADGFDAFVREEDPETVRETLLDMNGVGPKTADCVLLFAGGRGGVFPVDTHVHRIARRMGLAPADADHEGVRAALEEAVPPEKCGFGHTAMIQFGREYCTAREPACLEGPEACPLYDLCDRVGIDELSGEAVDPSEAAAPDDD; this comes from the coding sequence ATGCCCGACGACGAACCGGCCGAGAACATCAGCGGCGGGGACGCGGGCGGCGGTCGTCCGGCCGCGTTCGACTCGGCCGACGAGCCGGCGACGCGCGCCGAGGCCGTCGTCGACGCTCTCGGCGACCTGTACTGGCAGAAGGCCTACGGCGGACAGGACGCCTTCGAGTGTCTGGTCCGGACGATCCTCTCCCAGAACACCAGCGACAAGGCGAGCCAGCCGGCACACGACGCGCTGATGGCGCGGTACGGGCCGGGCGAGGCGCCCAGCGCCTCGGAAACGCGAGCGGAGAGCGACGCGAGCCGCGAGCGCGGCGGACCGGAGTGGAGAGGTGATCTAGCGGCGTCGCTGGCGAACGCAGCACAGGACGAGTTGGCCGAGACCATCTCGGGTGCCGGGCTCTACAACATGAAGTCCGAGCGGATCGTCGCGCTCGCCGGGCACGTCGTCGAGGAGTACGGCGGTGCCGACGGGTTCGACGCGTTCGTTCGCGAGGAAGACCCGGAGACAGTTCGCGAGACGCTACTCGACATGAACGGCGTCGGGCCGAAGACCGCGGACTGCGTCCTCCTGTTCGCCGGCGGCCGCGGCGGCGTCTTCCCCGTGGACACGCACGTCCACCGGATCGCTCGAAGGATGGGGCTGGCGCCCGCGGACGCCGACCACGAGGGCGTGCGGGCCGCACTCGAGGAGGCGGTGCCGCCCGAGAAATGCGGGTTCGGCCACACCGCGATGATCCAGTTCGGGCGGGAGTACTGTACCGCCCGCGAGCCGGCGTGTCTGGAGGGGCCGGAGGCGTGCCCGCTGTACGACCTGTGCGATCGCGTCGGGATCGACGAGCTGTCCGGCGAGGCGGTCGATCCGAGCGAGGCAGCCGCTCCCGACGACGACTGA
- a CDS encoding DUF371 domain-containing protein: protein MTDEASSESDATTTADPVREVTVRASGHEHVSAEHASTFEVTSDDWLTPAGDCILAVEADTTPADVPRSFVEACRSREATIVAEFGAADATETATGHGHPDLSYEGDRSMVGRTSDYVDERTVMIGADKAAADFGRRLVTALERGAPLTVTLRVEP, encoded by the coding sequence ATGACCGACGAGGCGTCGAGCGAGTCGGACGCGACGACGACCGCGGATCCGGTTCGCGAGGTGACCGTCCGCGCGTCGGGCCACGAGCACGTCAGCGCCGAGCACGCGAGCACCTTCGAGGTGACGAGCGACGACTGGCTCACCCCCGCGGGCGACTGTATTCTCGCGGTCGAGGCGGACACCACCCCCGCGGACGTGCCGCGTTCGTTCGTCGAGGCGTGTCGCTCCCGGGAGGCGACGATCGTCGCCGAGTTCGGCGCAGCCGACGCGACCGAGACCGCGACGGGTCACGGCCACCCCGACCTCTCCTACGAGGGCGACCGGAGCATGGTCGGCCGGACGAGCGACTACGTCGACGAGCGGACGGTCATGATCGGGGCGGACAAGGCGGCCGCGGACTTCGGCCGGCGACTCGTGACGGCGCTGGAGCGGGGCGCCCCGCTGACGGTGACGTTGCGCGTCGAGCCGTAA
- a CDS encoding DUF368 domain-containing protein, which yields MGTADAVPGVSGGTIALITGIYDRLIAAVTAASPSLARRALDGLLGDRDELRAVWTAVDGWFLLALGAGIATAILTVTRALHIALGTTPVLTYGFFFGLIGASAVVLREEFRVDTGGRVAAAVAGAVLAFVASGQASAALGETAPATFFAGAVAVSAMILPGISGSLLLVILGQYDRMTEALSVFVDSLLALATGGPTAAVVETGVPVVAFLAGGVVGLLTVAHAVRAALAARREATLAFLIGLIVGALRAPVVRVGEEVGAWTAAIGAEFVVAAAVGALLVVGLDRLAGGVDLD from the coding sequence ATGGGGACCGCCGACGCCGTTCCCGGCGTCTCCGGCGGGACGATCGCGTTGATCACCGGGATCTACGACCGCCTCATCGCCGCGGTGACGGCCGCGTCGCCGTCGCTCGCTCGACGTGCGCTCGACGGCCTGCTCGGCGACCGCGACGAGCTCCGAGCGGTCTGGACGGCGGTCGACGGCTGGTTCCTGCTCGCGCTGGGCGCCGGGATCGCCACCGCGATCCTCACCGTGACGCGGGCGTTGCACATCGCGCTGGGGACGACGCCCGTGCTCACCTACGGCTTCTTCTTCGGCCTCATCGGCGCGTCGGCGGTCGTACTCCGTGAAGAGTTCCGCGTCGACACCGGCGGTCGGGTCGCCGCGGCGGTCGCGGGGGCGGTACTGGCGTTCGTCGCCTCCGGACAGGCCTCGGCGGCGCTCGGGGAGACCGCGCCGGCGACGTTCTTCGCGGGGGCGGTCGCGGTGAGCGCGATGATCCTCCCCGGGATCTCGGGGTCGCTCCTGCTCGTCATCCTCGGGCAGTACGACCGCATGACCGAGGCGCTGTCCGTGTTCGTCGATTCGCTGTTGGCGCTCGCGACCGGGGGCCCGACGGCGGCGGTCGTCGAGACCGGCGTCCCGGTCGTCGCGTTCCTCGCCGGCGGTGTCGTCGGATTGCTCACCGTCGCGCACGCGGTGCGGGCGGCACTCGCGGCGCGTCGCGAGGCGACGCTCGCGTTCCTGATCGGCCTCATCGTCGGCGCGCTCCGGGCGCCGGTCGTCCGCGTCGGCGAGGAGGTCGGCGCGTGGACCGCCGCGATCGGCGCCGAGTTCGTCGTCGCGGCCGCGGTCGGCGCGCTGCTGGTCGTCGGGCTCGACAGGCTGGCGGGCGGTGTCGACCTGGACTGA
- a CDS encoding oligosaccharyl transferase, archaeosortase A system-associated: protein MSRSDSDTTPDGGNPASTVPGIDYSFAGKSAADVVRDLYHVPALLAVVAFMLWVRLQSYGNFIRDGQVYFNGNDAWYHLRQVRYTVANWPSTMPFDPWSYYPFGTAQGQFGTLYDQLIATAALVVGLGSPSDALVAKTLLVAPAVFGALVAVPTYLIGKRLGGRLAGLFGAVILMLLPGTFLRRGLVGFADHNIAEPFFQAFAVVALMIALTVAQRDRPIWELVQAREWDELKPTLYWSALAGFGMGLYIWTWPPGVFLLGVFAAYVAFQSVSDYTGDRSPDHVAFVAVVSMAVAALMAVVRFQEASFSPSQFSLIQPLFALATAAGAVFLAFLARQFDSREFPDERLNEHGFPATVGVLAALGVLLVIVVDASPFTTVENNLLRFVGFSAGAATRTIGEAQPFLQSGLVQYYGGFGVVIAEYGFAFITALAAAVWMLVKPLWKRGTTSDYYYLAASALVVLFVFVGSPIFNDLANGLGFNPQVLGLAIVALLVFGAAARVRYDAEHLFVFVWAAFITAAAFTQVRFNYYLAVAVAGLNAYFLREILAVIGIDFSADLSMPDVETYQIIAVVLTVLVVLGPVLVVPLSLGNTGQVSIDRTNTAVAVGNSTGPGAVTIWDENLEWMNDNTPAEGNLGGAGNADDLDYYGTYQRPVDDDYDYPEGTYGVMSWWDYGHYITTQGERIPHANPFQQGASSAANYLLAPSEEEADEVLANIDDDGEAERMRYVMVDWQMVTVGSKFGAPVVFDDDTNASDYYSPTLRAQQTQQGTRYGVAFRDKTQRYYESQMVRLYLYHGSRADPTVNTLFGERVVVFDYDTVSTEDGSTTYKVLPQGENASAIRTFANESAAQEFVEEEGTAQIGGVGAFPRESVPAMEHYRLVSTSETSAYASSQYQRTVLQESQALGLRPSLLQQTQPQWVKTFEKVPGATVEGDGADPNETVTATVEMRVPDAGTGGNASTFTYEQQTTANEDGEFEFTVPYSTTGYDEYGPENGYTNVSVRATGAYTVTGEVESNESAYIVRNEGTFNVSEGLVNGDEDGTATVTLSEEVLRAPEGAQNGSETNNSTEGSDNSSSLSEDLNSLNGLDSTDEDVTTPDDDSRADGSFAGSAATGEAEPAVRAPTRSTVAP from the coding sequence ATGAGTCGAAGCGATAGCGACACGACCCCGGACGGCGGAAATCCCGCCTCCACCGTCCCGGGCATCGACTACTCCTTCGCGGGGAAGTCGGCCGCGGACGTCGTCCGCGACCTCTATCACGTGCCGGCACTCCTCGCGGTCGTCGCGTTCATGCTGTGGGTCCGCCTCCAGTCCTACGGCAACTTCATCCGCGACGGCCAGGTGTACTTCAACGGCAACGACGCGTGGTATCACCTCCGGCAGGTGCGCTACACCGTCGCGAACTGGCCGTCCACGATGCCGTTCGACCCGTGGTCGTACTACCCGTTCGGTACGGCACAGGGGCAGTTCGGTACACTGTACGACCAATTGATCGCCACCGCGGCCCTCGTCGTCGGCCTCGGATCACCCTCCGACGCACTCGTCGCCAAAACGCTCCTCGTTGCGCCCGCAGTCTTCGGTGCACTCGTCGCGGTCCCCACCTACCTCATCGGAAAGCGCCTCGGGGGCCGGCTCGCCGGCCTCTTCGGTGCCGTCATCCTCATGCTCCTACCGGGTACGTTCCTCCGTCGGGGGCTCGTTGGATTTGCTGACCACAACATCGCCGAGCCGTTCTTCCAAGCGTTCGCGGTCGTCGCGCTCATGATCGCACTCACGGTCGCACAACGCGACCGCCCCATTTGGGAGCTTGTGCAGGCACGTGAGTGGGACGAGCTGAAGCCTACCCTGTATTGGAGCGCCCTCGCCGGATTCGGGATGGGTCTCTACATCTGGACGTGGCCGCCGGGCGTCTTCCTGCTGGGCGTCTTCGCCGCCTACGTCGCCTTCCAGTCGGTCTCAGATTACACAGGCGACCGCTCACCGGATCACGTCGCGTTCGTCGCGGTCGTCTCGATGGCCGTGGCGGCGCTGATGGCGGTTGTGCGCTTCCAAGAAGCTTCGTTCAGCCCCTCACAGTTCAGCCTCATCCAACCCTTATTCGCTCTCGCGACGGCCGCAGGTGCGGTGTTCCTTGCGTTTCTTGCTCGACAGTTCGACTCGCGCGAGTTCCCGGACGAACGCCTGAACGAACACGGCTTCCCAGCCACTGTCGGCGTCCTCGCCGCACTCGGCGTCCTGCTCGTCATCGTCGTCGACGCCTCACCATTCACCACGGTCGAGAATAACCTCCTCCGGTTCGTCGGCTTCTCCGCGGGCGCGGCCACTCGCACCATCGGCGAGGCCCAGCCGTTCCTCCAGTCCGGGCTCGTCCAGTACTACGGCGGCTTCGGCGTCGTAATCGCCGAGTACGGCTTCGCGTTCATCACCGCCCTCGCGGCCGCCGTCTGGATGCTCGTCAAGCCCTTGTGGAAGCGTGGCACTACGAGCGACTACTACTACCTCGCTGCCTCGGCGCTGGTCGTCCTGTTCGTCTTCGTCGGCTCGCCGATCTTCAACGACCTCGCGAACGGCCTCGGCTTCAACCCGCAGGTGCTCGGACTCGCCATCGTCGCGCTGCTCGTGTTCGGCGCGGCCGCGCGCGTCCGCTACGACGCCGAGCACCTGTTCGTGTTCGTGTGGGCGGCGTTCATCACGGCCGCCGCGTTCACGCAGGTCCGCTTCAACTACTACCTCGCGGTCGCCGTCGCGGGGCTGAACGCCTACTTCCTCCGGGAGATCCTCGCGGTCATCGGGATCGACTTCTCGGCGGACCTCTCGATGCCGGACGTCGAGACGTACCAGATCATCGCCGTGGTGCTCACGGTGCTGGTCGTCCTCGGCCCGGTGCTGGTCGTCCCGCTGTCGCTCGGGAACACCGGACAGGTGTCCATCGACCGGACGAACACCGCCGTCGCCGTCGGCAACAGCACCGGTCCGGGAGCGGTGACGATCTGGGACGAGAACCTCGAGTGGATGAACGACAACACGCCCGCCGAGGGGAACCTCGGCGGCGCCGGCAACGCGGACGACCTCGACTACTACGGCACCTATCAGCGGCCCGTTGACGACGACTACGACTATCCCGAGGGCACCTACGGGGTGATGTCCTGGTGGGACTACGGCCACTACATCACCACGCAGGGCGAGCGCATCCCGCACGCGAACCCGTTCCAGCAGGGCGCCAGCTCCGCGGCGAACTACCTCCTCGCGCCCAGTGAAGAAGAGGCGGACGAGGTGCTCGCGAACATCGACGACGACGGCGAGGCCGAACGGATGCGCTACGTCATGGTCGACTGGCAGATGGTCACGGTCGGCTCGAAGTTCGGCGCGCCCGTCGTCTTCGACGACGACACGAACGCCTCCGACTACTACTCGCCGACGCTACGCGCACAGCAGACCCAGCAGGGAACGAGATACGGCGTCGCCTTCCGGGACAAGACGCAGCGCTACTACGAGAGTCAGATGGTGCGGCTGTACCTGTACCACGGCAGCCGCGCGGACCCGACGGTGAACACGCTGTTCGGCGAACGCGTCGTCGTGTTCGACTACGACACGGTCTCGACGGAGGACGGCAGCACCACCTACAAGGTGTTGCCGCAGGGCGAGAACGCGAGCGCGATTCGGACGTTCGCCAACGAGAGCGCAGCCCAGGAGTTCGTCGAGGAGGAGGGCACCGCCCAGATCGGCGGCGTGGGGGCGTTCCCGCGCGAGTCCGTGCCCGCGATGGAGCACTACCGGCTCGTGAGCACCTCCGAGACCTCGGCGTACGCCTCCAGCCAGTACCAGCGGACGGTGCTCCAGGAGTCGCAGGCGCTCGGGCTGCGCCCGTCGCTGCTACAGCAGACGCAGCCGCAGTGGGTGAAGACGTTCGAGAAGGTGCCGGGCGCGACCGTCGAGGGTGACGGCGCCGACCCCAACGAGACGGTCACCGCGACCGTCGAGATGCGCGTCCCCGACGCCGGAACCGGCGGCAACGCCTCGACGTTCACCTACGAGCAGCAAACGACCGCGAACGAGGACGGCGAGTTCGAGTTCACGGTCCCGTACTCGACGACCGGCTACGACGAGTACGGCCCGGAGAACGGCTACACCAACGTGAGCGTTCGCGCGACGGGCGCGTACACGGTCACCGGCGAGGTCGAGAGCAACGAGTCGGCGTACATCGTCCGCAACGAGGGGACGTTCAACGTGAGCGAGGGGCTGGTCAACGGCGACGAGGACGGCACCGCGACCGTCACCCTCTCGGAGGAGGTCCTCCGCGCGCCCGAGGGCGCCCAGAACGGCTCGGAGACGAACAACTCGACCGAGGGTTCCGACAACTCGAGTTCCCTGTCCGAAGACCTGAACTCGCTGAACGGCCTCGACTCGACGGACGAGGACGTGACGACGCCGGACGACGACTCGCGGGCGGACGGATCGTTCGCTGGCTCGGCGGCGACTGGCGAGGCCGAGCCCGCCGTGCGCGCCCCCACCCGGAGCACGGTCGCCCCGTAG
- a CDS encoding glycosyltransferase encodes MTERVAVIHDGFADTPGGAAKVATALAETLDADLYVGRAGKPTWYEERVEGEVTLFAGRANSLPTVLRDAMVAYETGRLHLPEYDTVVTTGVPAKFYQPESHQLHHHYAHHPPLRYTEWLGRDTLTGLGNLRYLVRKAAMYADWIEMQRVRRTLANSRTTRDRIDRHYGLDATVVNPPIEYDERSVLATERREDYFLSAGRLGERKRLDTLILAFARTDERLVLCGDGPLREELADLAEETGADVEFRGFVSDDEVVEAMRKAKGGVFIPVEEDFGMAIAECLCYGTPLIVTDEPNPKYMIDDGSGRRVEPTVDAVTEAVREFDPSAFDPESIAAEARERYGAERFTAEVREALREERTI; translated from the coding sequence ATGACCGAGCGTGTCGCGGTAATCCACGACGGCTTCGCTGACACGCCCGGTGGGGCAGCGAAGGTAGCAACCGCGCTCGCGGAGACGCTGGATGCGGACCTCTACGTCGGCCGGGCCGGAAAGCCGACATGGTACGAGGAGCGTGTCGAGGGGGAGGTGACGCTATTCGCGGGCCGGGCGAACTCGCTCCCGACGGTGCTCCGGGACGCGATGGTTGCCTACGAGACGGGACGCCTTCACCTGCCGGAGTACGACACGGTGGTTACAACCGGCGTCCCCGCGAAGTTCTACCAGCCGGAGTCCCACCAGCTACACCACCACTACGCCCACCACCCCCCGCTTCGCTACACGGAATGGCTAGGGCGCGATACCCTCACGGGCCTGGGAAACCTTCGGTATCTCGTCCGGAAGGCGGCCATGTACGCCGATTGGATAGAGATGCAGCGGGTCCGCAGGACACTCGCCAACAGCCGAACGACCCGGGACCGCATCGACCGCCACTACGGACTGGACGCGACGGTGGTGAACCCGCCGATCGAGTACGACGAACGGTCGGTCCTCGCCACCGAACGACGGGAGGACTATTTCCTCTCCGCCGGCCGGCTCGGCGAGCGCAAGCGTCTCGACACGCTCATTCTCGCGTTCGCCCGAACGGACGAACGGCTCGTGCTCTGCGGCGACGGGCCGCTCCGAGAGGAACTGGCCGATCTCGCCGAGGAGACGGGCGCGGATGTCGAGTTCCGTGGCTTCGTATCCGACGACGAGGTCGTCGAGGCGATGCGGAAGGCGAAGGGCGGAGTGTTCATTCCCGTCGAGGAGGACTTCGGAATGGCCATCGCGGAGTGCCTTTGCTATGGAACGCCGCTCATCGTCACGGACGAGCCGAACCCGAAATACATGATCGACGATGGGAGCGGGCGTCGGGTCGAGCCGACCGTCGACGCCGTCACGGAGGCGGTCCGGGAGTTCGACCCGTCGGCGTTCGACCCAGAATCGATAGCGGCGGAGGCTCGCGAGCGCTACGGTGCCGAGCGGTTCACGGCGGAGGTCCGGGAGGCCCTCCGCGAGGAACGAACCATTTAA
- a CDS encoding sulfatase — MSDPGAGTTDRNVIIISGDSLRYDRATDPEVMPYLTRRAEEGLHFTNAVSNAGFTPGSFPSMMASRYPSSIDGIGIPEEDGVTTLAEELSRAGYECGVWSDNKFVGPDYNYDRGYATGSGYETSVRDKVREYVDESSHLFKLLEFSYMQVWQRVKNALTESHYYSTAAELNGRARSWLDDRDPDSGPVHLWLHYMDSHHPYEPPADWMPDDLETVSNRSEANNLTRRVCKRDGEGCTDAEIRDAVRLYDAECAYLDEQIESFVEEYLVPEGWLTEDDVLVITSDHGEIIEAYETWGEFGHGNFFCEECTRVPLVFDGPVEPDERDEQVSLVDLVPTLLDLCGVDSPVEDLLMGRSLLGGPEDTDPVFYDGTLDFHGARGADAKRFNTEAVGDDTYLNTEYGGGDERIVDGDERHDHLDLFVQERLATCAELAEDTKAIDPDSLQVEQHMKDLGYLE; from the coding sequence ATGAGCGACCCGGGAGCCGGTACAACCGACAGGAATGTCATCATCATATCGGGCGACAGCCTCCGATACGACAGGGCGACCGATCCCGAGGTGATGCCGTACCTCACGCGCCGGGCTGAGGAAGGACTCCACTTCACGAATGCGGTGTCGAACGCCGGATTCACGCCCGGATCGTTTCCCTCCATGATGGCATCGCGCTACCCGAGTAGCATCGACGGGATAGGCATCCCCGAGGAGGATGGTGTGACGACTCTCGCCGAGGAGCTCTCCCGGGCGGGCTACGAGTGTGGCGTCTGGTCGGATAACAAGTTCGTCGGTCCCGACTACAACTACGACCGCGGCTACGCGACCGGCTCCGGCTACGAAACCAGCGTCAGAGACAAGGTCAGGGAGTACGTCGACGAGTCAAGTCATCTCTTCAAGCTGCTGGAGTTCAGCTACATGCAGGTCTGGCAGCGGGTCAAAAACGCGCTCACCGAGTCGCACTACTACAGCACGGCGGCCGAACTCAACGGACGGGCTCGGTCGTGGCTCGATGATCGGGACCCCGACTCGGGACCGGTCCACCTGTGGTTACACTACATGGACTCTCACCACCCCTACGAGCCACCCGCAGACTGGATGCCCGACGACCTCGAAACGGTGTCGAACCGGAGCGAGGCGAACAACCTCACCCGACGGGTCTGCAAGCGAGATGGCGAGGGGTGTACGGACGCCGAGATCCGGGACGCGGTTCGCCTTTATGACGCGGAGTGTGCGTACCTCGACGAGCAGATCGAGTCGTTCGTCGAGGAGTATCTGGTCCCGGAGGGGTGGCTGACCGAAGACGACGTGCTCGTCATTACGAGCGACCACGGCGAGATCATCGAGGCCTACGAGACGTGGGGCGAGTTCGGCCACGGGAACTTCTTCTGCGAGGAGTGCACCCGTGTACCGCTCGTTTTCGATGGCCCCGTCGAGCCCGACGAGCGGGACGAGCAGGTCTCGCTCGTCGACTTGGTGCCGACCCTGCTAGACCTCTGTGGCGTCGACTCCCCCGTGGAGGACCTCTTGATGGGGCGCTCGCTCCTCGGGGGGCCGGAGGACACGGACCCGGTGTTCTACGACGGCACCCTAGACTTTCACGGCGCGCGCGGCGCGGACGCCAAGCGGTTCAACACCGAGGCTGTCGGGGACGACACCTACCTGAACACGGAATACGGGGGCGGCGACGAGCGAATCGTGGACGGCGACGAGCGCCACGACCACCTGGACTTATTCGTTCAGGAGCGACTGGCTACCTGCGCCGAACTCGCGGAGGACACGAAGGCGATCGATCCGGACAGCCTCCAGGTCGAACAGCACATGAAGGACCTGGGGTATCTGGAATGA